One Silene latifolia isolate original U9 population chromosome 4, ASM4854445v1, whole genome shotgun sequence DNA segment encodes these proteins:
- the LOC141651561 gene encoding protein FAR-RED IMPAIRED RESPONSE 1-like gives MVIIEEEDSVMAEVIDIVEVTNVQASSSNSKENQLLVTNVPATPEVDFDNQIVGLPRCSAELKLALWMKFATLEEGIHFYEEYAKVCGFLTRLDSTKLVDGIVTHKWCVCNKQGKSNHKGTKRKRTLTRIGCQAKVSFRRIQTGEYEIYDFVEVHSHAMNTPTTMIHLKPCRDLNLVHKKMIMDNAHVNHGPVQTFRMFKQYVKGYKNVGASLQDFKKISRDVKKYIKEYDAQMLIENFMQKKAMSPSFYFDFDVDDQSRITKLLKARSNIN, from the exons ATGGTAATAATTGAAGAAGAAGATTCGGTAATGGCAGAAGTCATAG ACATTGTAGAAGTTACTAATGTGCAAGCGTCTTCAAGTAATTCAAAAGAAAATCAATTGCTTGTCACTAATGTACCAG CCACCCCAGAAGTTGATTTCGATAATCAAATAGTGGGATTGCCAAGATGCTCAGCAGAATTAAAACTAGCATTGTGGATGAAATTTGCAACTTTGGAAGAAGGCATACATTTTTATGAGGAATATGCCAAGGTTTGTGGGTTCCTTACTAGATTAGACTCAACAAAATTAGTTGACGGGATAGTTACACACAAGTGGTGCGTGTGTAATAAACAAGGCAAAAGTAATCACAAGGGTACAAAAAGAAAGAGGACCCTTACGCGAATTGGTTGTCAGGCTAAGGTTAGTTTTAGAAGAATTCAAACGGGTGAATACGAGATTTATGATTTTGTTGAGGTTCACTCACATGCTATGAATACGCCAACAACTATGATACATTTGAAACCATGTAGGGATTTAAACTTGgttcacaaaaaaatgataatGGATAATGCTCATGTAAACCATGGTCCTGTGCAAACATTTAGGATGTTCAAACAGTATGTGAAGGGATACAAAAATGTGGGTGCTTCTTTACaagatttcaaaaaaatttcaagggATGTAAAGAAATACATCAAAGAATATGATGCCCAGATGTTAATAGAGAACTTCATGCAGAAAAAGGCTATGTCTCCATCTTTCTATTTTGACTTTGATGTGGACGATCAAAGCAGAATAACTAAGCTTTTAAAGGCGAGATCcaatatcaattaa